GGAAGTACTTAGATGATTAAATTTTTTATTTAGATCGATTCTAAGGTAAGAGTGTTTTTAGAAAAACAAAAGTTTATTTAGAATAAATCTAAATAGAAATAGTAAAATTTATATCTCGCTAAATAGTTGATATATATCTATATATAAATTTTGTTAAATCTTGAAGATTGGGATAGCAATGTAGAATGGGTAGAATTCGCAATTCAAAAAAAAGTGTTCAAACTGCATTTTTTATTCCGTTCTATTTATGATTTATTACCACGAAAAGTTTAAAAAGAGGACGCACATTGCTTATTGTGAATAGATAAAGTAACGATGGTTTCTGCTCGCCGGATCAAAAGTTGGACAGAACTTTATGAAGGGTTTTTCATCACCATACTCACCAGGTAATCCGGCATAAATGCTTCCCGAACGGCAATGAATTGTGAGAAGGCCTCTTCATCCATGTCAAAAATAACCTGAAGTACAGGTCGACCTAAAAATGGAAAAACCAACATGGCCATGATATTCACGAAGATCTGCTCAGGTGGCAGGTTAACGGTATTTCCTTTTTCTCTCTCTTCTTTTAATTGATCTAAAAAGGGTTGAACGCGTTTCCCGATTTCCTTTGCGATAAATTTTTTCAGGCGTCCCGGGTTTTTATTCATCTCATGAATGACAAATAGAGGGATGTCGGGATTGGCTTTGACAAGTTCAAGATATTTCATAGAGAATTTCCGGAGTTTTACGTCCAGCGGCATCTCTTCATTGAGTAGAGAGGCAACTTGCGGCATGAGCTTGATAATGGAGAGCTCATACACTTTTTCGAAAAGCTTCTCTTTGGATCTATAGTAATAGTGCAGCATAGACTTGTTGATATCCGCCTTGTCCGCTATTTCCTGCATCCGGGCACCTTCAAGCCCTTTGCTTTGAAACACATCTCTTGCAGCTTCAAAAATTTTCAGTTCAGTGGATGAAGATTCCTTTTCGTTACTCATACTACGGGGGCATTATGAATTAATATTACAAACACAAAATAGAAAAGATTAGCACAAAAGTTAACTATATGGTTAAACTAAATAGTTTTCAATTGAGAAAAGAGTACAATTATCAAGCTACGTAATAATTATAAGTCAATGTATATAAATCATTTAAATAAGTGAATGTTTCCAAATTTATAATTAAACCATATGGTTGAACTAAATGATTTATGTCCGTAAACTATAGTTGAATAACAAACAGGAATATTGACATGAATAAAGCCTTTCTAAGTACAGCGGTATTTTTACTGCTAATGATAACAGCCTCTTGTAGCGGTGAGTCTGAGGAAAAATTCGGCGTAATTGAACCGGCTGTAACTAACTCATCCCAAATTGAATTTTTTACTGTAAAAGTCGAAGAAGTATCAGACCGTGTTTCTCTAAGCGGTCGAATACGGGCTGAACATCGAATCGAGCTATTTCCGGAGGCTCAGGGCAAAGTGATGGAAAGTACGAAACCATTTCGTGAAGGAGTCTCCTATGAGGAGGGAGAGGTGATCATTCAGCTGGACGACACAGAGACCAAAATGCAGCTTCAATCATCAAGAAGTAAATTTAAAACGCTGGTATCCGCATTGATGGCCGATATCAAACTGGATCATCCTGAAATGCTGTCGAAGTATCAGGAGTGGTATCATTCACTGGCAGCAGACAAACAGGTATCCCGGGTTCCCGATTTCGGTGAGAGTATGCAGCGATTTCTGGAATCTAAAGGTGTTGATGAACTTTACTATAGTATCAAAAGCGCAGAAGAGCGGTTAGAAAAATTCACCATTCACGCACCGTTTACCGGAGTTTTGTCGGCAGCAAAAGCCGAACCGGATCAGGTTGTAGGACCACAGTTTCATCTCGGTACGCTGGTCGATCCATCCCGGTTTATTTTAACAGCTTCAGTTCAAACCGGCGAAGCAGGATGGATTCTTCCGGGTTTGACGATGGAAATTAAAAATGAGGATCAAACTGAAACCTACTCAGCCAAAGTAGCGAGAGTAAATCCATCTGTAGAACCTTCATCACAGCAGGTACTGATATATCTGGAAGTAACGGGTAATAATTTACGCGAGGGAATGTATCTGGAGGGAGAAATAGAATCAGATAACAAAAGAGAGCTTGCCAGAATACCAAAGACGGCTTTATTAAGAACGGGTGGTGTACTTGTTAACAAAGATGGGATTTTGGTAGAAACCCCCGTTCAGATTGTAAATCTGGAGCGCAATCATCTTTGGGTTGAGGGATTAATAAACGGCGATGAGATTGTTAAAGATGTCTCCGAACCCGTTACCGGACGAATCATCAATTAGGGAAATTCATGAAAAGACTCATTAGCTTTTTTGTCCGATATCCCGCCATGGTTACTCTGGGACTGGTGGTGATTGTTTTGATGGGAATCTTCAGCTTCAGTCAGACGCGATATACGCTGAACCCACCTGAGGACCCGACGGAAATTTACATAAATATCACCTACAGGGGAGCTTCACCGCTTGAAATTGAAGAACGGGCGATCTCAAGAATTGAGGAGAATCTGAACGGTATTTCCGGTATGGACAGGCATACATCCGTAGCCCGGGAAAACAGCGGACGCATTACGGTAGAGATTTTTGAGTGGGCAGATATCGACAGAGTTTTGGTGGATGTAGAGAACGCAGTGAACCGTGTAACAGATTTACCGGAAGAGATGGACCGGCCGATTGTGTTTAAGCAGGAGATGCTGAATCCCACCATTTCTCTTGCGTTAACCGGGGATCTTTCGCTACAGCAGAAAAAAGACTATGCCGATCAAATCAGGGATGAATTTATTATTGAAAAGGGGATATCAAACGTCATATTGCAAGGTTTCCCCGCTGAGGAGATCTCTGTTGAGCTGAATGATGAGCAAATGGATCGATTTGGTATTTCCTCACAGGAGGTGGCGGAAGCAGTAAGGAGAAATAATATAGACATCACCGGTGGCGAACTGAAAACGGGAGACACCAACTGGCAAATACGAGCCGAAAATAAAGAGAGGACGGCACTTGAAATATCACAAATACCGATACGATCGGGGCAGAATGGCGAACGGGTTCTGCTTAGGGATATAGCGTCTGTGAAAGATCAATTCGACGACCGGCCCATTGAGAGATATCTTGATGGTGAAGAATCAGTAGTTATTCAGGTTTTGACGACCAACAATGAAAACCTGGTGGCTGTTGCTGAGGAAGTGATGGAGTATGCCGATCATTTCAATGCTATACACAGCGGTGTCCAGTTAACCGTTGTAGAGGATTTTTCAGAGTTTGTGTATGATCGGGTCGAATCGTTGAGAAGTAACGCCATTTTTGGTTTGATACTCGTGATGCTTATCCTCACGCTTTTTCTCGATAAACGCATTGCCATGTGGGTTTCACTGACGATACCGCTGGCTGTACTGGGTACATTTGCCTCGGCACTTATGGGTTATGACTTCACCATCAACCCTGTGTCGATATTTGGGATTATATTGGTTCTGGGGATGCTGGTGGATACCGGTGTTGTGGTGGCTGAAAACATTTACCGCCACTACAATGAATTTGGTGAATCGCCAGTGGAGGCCGCCCGAAATGGAGCTGCGGAAGTTGCCTCGCCCATGATCATCTCGCTGATGACAACTGCAACGGCATTCAGTCTTTTCTTCTTTCTCCCCGGAAAACCCGGAGCCTTTTTTACTGAAGTATCTTTTGTGGTAGTCAGCGCTCTGCTGGCTGCGCTCATTGTAACCTTTCTCTTTTTACCTCAAAAACTAACCGTTTCAAAAGTACTGTCTGATAAAAACAAGCAGACCCGTTTTGAGAAAGCGATGGCTAACGGCCTTACATCATTCAGAGATCGTTACTTTATTCCGTTTACCGATGTGGTATCTCACAAATGGCGATGGCTAAATGTATCTGCATTTATTCTATTGTTGATAGGATCCGTGTTACTGATCCGAAGCGGTGTATTACCGGTCACCTTTTTTCCCTATCTGGATGATGATGTGCAGTTGGTACGCATTGAGATGGAGCCCGGAGTTCCCGTCGATTCCACAAAGTCGAGGCTGACAAATATTGAAGAGGCAGTCTACAAAATTGGGGATCAGTTGAGTGCTGAAAGAGCTGATAACGAAAAAGTAATACGAAATGTAGAGATGATACTTGGTCCGGAAAGTCACCAGGGGGAACTGCGAATTGTGATGATGGGGGGTGAAAATCGGGGAATACCGGCATATGAAATTAACAACATGTTCAGGGACGAAGTAGGTGCCGTTCCCGGTACAAACTATGTTCGATTTATTTCAGCACTTGGTGAGCATCGATTTGGCGGTCTCCCGGTAGATATTTCTGTGTCGGGGAATAAGATGGAAGAGATACAGTCTGCTGCCGAAAAACTGAAGTCAGAACTGGAACAGAGAGATGATCTGGTTGATGTGGCCGATACGGATCAGCGCGGGAATCCGGAACTTCACATAGAACTGTCGAAAGCAGGTGAACAGCTCGGACTTTCTCTACAGGATGTGATGATGCAGGTTCGAACAGCATTTTTTGGTATGGAAGTGCAAACGCTTCAGCGAACCGGGGATGATGTTCGGGTATGGCTGAGATTTCCGGAAGAGAACCGACAGAGTTATTCCGACCTGATGAACGTGAAAATCCGAACACCAAAAGGAGCGTACCCACTATCGGAAGTGGCGAAAATATTTCCAACGGATGCATCGCTCAACATCAACCATATAAACGGCCGGAGAACCATTCGGGTGGATGCGGATCTTGCAGACCCGTCACTTTCAGCTCCTGCAATACTGGGAGACATCAGTGAAAACATCATCACTGATTTGGAGAAGGATTATCCGGAAGTACAATTTGTGATTGAGGGACAAAACCGGGAGTCGGCAAATGTTACGGAGGCAATGCTTTCTGTAGCCCCCATTATTTTACTGATCATTCTGGCTTTGATTGTGATCAATTTTCAGTCGTTCAGCCAAACATTCCTGGTTCTTCTCACACTTCCATTTGCCTTTACGGGCGTGGTGATTGGCCATTGGATTCACGGTACAACCATGAACATTTTTTCGCTGATCGGGATGATCGCCCTTATCGGTATTTTGATTAATAACCTTCTGGTGCTGGTAACCGCCTTCAACGACAACCTGAAAAGCGACATGGATTTTGAAGAAGCGCTGAAAGATGCGGTACGATCCCGATTTCGTCCAATACTATTGACAACACTAAGTACCGTTGCCGGGCTCATACCAATGATCTTTGTAGGCGGACTCGCATCTGCATTTCTGAAACCACCGGCCATTGCGATCGCTTATGGACTCACTTTTGGACTGTTTATTTCGCTGACGCTGGCCCCGGCATTCCTTGTCATTTTTAACAACGGTAAATTCAAAGTTTTAGATCTGATCGGGAAAAAACCGGAGTCACGAAAAAGTATTGAACCGGCAGTAATTCTCCATGAACATCATAAAAAGAGTGCACTATGAGATTGATAATTTTGTCTTTTATACTGGTGATTACAGCAGGCAGTGTCTCTGCTCAACAACAGTTTACCCTTGATGAAGCGATTAAGGCTGCACTGGAACACAACCACAGTGTGAAGGTCAGCGATATTGACGCAAACATTGCAGAGAACAGCGTATCACGCGGGAATGCCGGTCAGCTCCCAAATTTGGCGATAACAGGTGGATTGAGTGCGGCGTACAGCGATCTTGATATCACACCGGGGTCATTCTTCCGGAATCTGCTCGATCCACAGAATAGCACTCAACAGGAGGGCAGCCGGTCAATCTCATATTATGGAGTAACGACCACACAGTTAAATTCTCAAATCGGTTCACAAATGGTGATCTATGATGGGATGAAAGGACGTTTGCGTTATAAAATGCTGGAAATGGGCAGTGATCTGGCCGATCTCCAATACCGAACCCAATTAGAAAACACTATTCTGAATATCACAGGCCAGTTTATGCAGGTAGCTACACTGCAGAGAGCCCTTGAAGTAAAAGAGGTGTCGCTTGAGCAAAGTAACGATCGTTACCGCACAATTGAAACGAGACGTGAATACGGACAGGTGAATGAACAGCAGCTGCTTCAGGCTCTGGCCGATTTAAAAAGCGACAGTACGGAATTCAGAAATCTGAAGCTTCA
This is a stretch of genomic DNA from Rhodohalobacter barkolensis. It encodes these proteins:
- a CDS encoding efflux RND transporter permease subunit: MKRLISFFVRYPAMVTLGLVVIVLMGIFSFSQTRYTLNPPEDPTEIYINITYRGASPLEIEERAISRIEENLNGISGMDRHTSVARENSGRITVEIFEWADIDRVLVDVENAVNRVTDLPEEMDRPIVFKQEMLNPTISLALTGDLSLQQKKDYADQIRDEFIIEKGISNVILQGFPAEEISVELNDEQMDRFGISSQEVAEAVRRNNIDITGGELKTGDTNWQIRAENKERTALEISQIPIRSGQNGERVLLRDIASVKDQFDDRPIERYLDGEESVVIQVLTTNNENLVAVAEEVMEYADHFNAIHSGVQLTVVEDFSEFVYDRVESLRSNAIFGLILVMLILTLFLDKRIAMWVSLTIPLAVLGTFASALMGYDFTINPVSIFGIILVLGMLVDTGVVVAENIYRHYNEFGESPVEAARNGAAEVASPMIISLMTTATAFSLFFFLPGKPGAFFTEVSFVVVSALLAALIVTFLFLPQKLTVSKVLSDKNKQTRFEKAMANGLTSFRDRYFIPFTDVVSHKWRWLNVSAFILLLIGSVLLIRSGVLPVTFFPYLDDDVQLVRIEMEPGVPVDSTKSRLTNIEEAVYKIGDQLSAERADNEKVIRNVEMILGPESHQGELRIVMMGGENRGIPAYEINNMFRDEVGAVPGTNYVRFISALGEHRFGGLPVDISVSGNKMEEIQSAAEKLKSELEQRDDLVDVADTDQRGNPELHIELSKAGEQLGLSLQDVMMQVRTAFFGMEVQTLQRTGDDVRVWLRFPEENRQSYSDLMNVKIRTPKGAYPLSEVAKIFPTDASLNINHINGRRTIRVDADLADPSLSAPAILGDISENIITDLEKDYPEVQFVIEGQNRESANVTEAMLSVAPIILLIILALIVINFQSFSQTFLVLLTLPFAFTGVVIGHWIHGTTMNIFSLIGMIALIGILINNLLVLVTAFNDNLKSDMDFEEALKDAVRSRFRPILLTTLSTVAGLIPMIFVGGLASAFLKPPAIAIAYGLTFGLFISLTLAPAFLVIFNNGKFKVLDLIGKKPESRKSIEPAVILHEHHKKSAL
- a CDS encoding efflux RND transporter periplasmic adaptor subunit; this encodes MNKAFLSTAVFLLLMITASCSGESEEKFGVIEPAVTNSSQIEFFTVKVEEVSDRVSLSGRIRAEHRIELFPEAQGKVMESTKPFREGVSYEEGEVIIQLDDTETKMQLQSSRSKFKTLVSALMADIKLDHPEMLSKYQEWYHSLAADKQVSRVPDFGESMQRFLESKGVDELYYSIKSAEERLEKFTIHAPFTGVLSAAKAEPDQVVGPQFHLGTLVDPSRFILTASVQTGEAGWILPGLTMEIKNEDQTETYSAKVARVNPSVEPSSQQVLIYLEVTGNNLREGMYLEGEIESDNKRELARIPKTALLRTGGVLVNKDGILVETPVQIVNLERNHLWVEGLINGDEIVKDVSEPVTGRIIN
- a CDS encoding TetR/AcrR family transcriptional regulator, with amino-acid sequence MSNEKESSSTELKIFEAARDVFQSKGLEGARMQEIADKADINKSMLHYYYRSKEKLFEKVYELSIIKLMPQVASLLNEEMPLDVKLRKFSMKYLELVKANPDIPLFVIHEMNKNPGRLKKFIAKEIGKRVQPFLDQLKEEREKGNTVNLPPEQIFVNIMAMLVFPFLGRPVLQVIFDMDEEAFSQFIAVREAFMPDYLVSMVMKNPS